Genomic segment of Myxococcus stipitatus:
CGGCAGTGGGGCACCGCAATCCTGTTCGGCCTGGAGGGGCCCGTGACGGTGCTGCACGCCTCCGGGAGCACGCAGGGGCGCATCGTGGTGGTCCCAGGTGACGTTCCTCATGAGACGCACTCGCGAGGGCCGCTGGCGAGTGTGGTGCTGGACGCGGACGTCCATCGCGCCACCTTCCTGGCCCTCCGTGGGCGGCAGCCCTTCCCGGTGGCGCCGGCCCGTGTCCTGGCGCGCATGACGGCCCTGGTGGAGCCCGGCCAGGCCGAGGTCGTGAGTGGTGTCCAGCGTGTCGTGGAGGACATGTTCCAGACAGGCGCGGCGCCGTGGGGAGATGGCCGCATCGCTCGCTTACTCGACATGCTGGAGGCCGATGCCCCGCTTCCGCTGCCGGTGCTCGCCGCGCGGCTGAAGTTGTCCGCGGGGCATGTCTCCACGTTGTTCCATTCGAAGGTGGGCCTCCCCCTGCGGCGCTGGCTCCTGTGGCGGCGCCTGGTGCGCTCGATGCCCCTGTTGCGCGCGGGGAGCCTCGCCGAGACGGCCGCCCTGGCGGGCTTCGCGGATCAGGCGCACCTGACGCGCACCTGCGTCCGCTTCGCGGGCTACACGCCCAGTCACCTGGCGAAGGCCCTGTGCCCGGCGGCGTGAGACCCGCCACGTCAGGGGCGGGAGCGATACTTCCGAGGGAGCAGGGGGAGCCCATTCTCCGCTCTGGAAAACGGCGGTCGGAAGGTATGAGGAACACCCATGAGTGACGAGCGCACACCTGCCGAGCCCGAAGTGATGGAGCCCACGTTCTGGAGGAAGAACGGCTGGGCGGCCCGGGTCATCAAGAACGAGGAGGACGACGGCTGGGCCGTGGAGATCCGCAAGCAGGGGATTCCCGAGCCCGTCCTCATCAGCCCGTGGGTGATGGGCCGCGACAAGAAGAACCCCAAGCCCTTTGATGCACCCGCGTTCGCGACCTTCGTGAAGACGGCCTCGGAGGTCCTCGACCGCTCCGCGCGGCAGCGCGACCAGGCCCTGACGAAGAAGCTCTCCATCGCCTGGGAGGGCCGCTGGTACGAGGTCCGGCTGGAAATCGTGGCGGATGAGTACGAGCCCCACGCGCTGCTCTCGGCCATCGACGACGCGGGGGCGACGGTCGCGAAGCATCGCGTGGCCATGAACTTCAAGTTCACCCGGGACGTCGCCAACGCGTGGGCCCGGAACGGCTTCCCGGAGCCCTGAGCCGGTTGTCCGCATCTGGGACGTGCCTGTACTGGAGGCGGGAATCGCCCGAGCGACTTCGGACACGAGACTAGACTGGGTGGCACGACTGCCATCCGTGCCCGAAGGAGTGGTCGATGTCCCAGCCTCGCTTCAGCCGCAGTGAGTTCCTCTCGTTGACCCGCATGCTCGCGGGGACCGCGTTGCTGTCGACGGTGTCGCGAGCGGCGACACCCCCGCCCCCGAAGGCCGGCAAGTCCGCTCCCACCGGGCCGACGCGCTCGGAGTTCGAAGCAATCCGGCGCGCCTGCCGCGGCTCCCTGGCGGGAAAGGCTGCCCGGGACCCCGCCGAGGAGCTCATCGCCGTCGGCGAATGGATGCGGGGGCAGGGCGTCGGTGGCGACTTCTACGGGCAAGGGGCGCTGATGGAGTCCTTCGAGAAGAAGCTCGCCACGATGCTGGGCTTCCCCGCGGGTTGCTACATGCCCACGGGCACCATGGCCCAGCTCATCGCCCTCCGAATCTACGCGGACGCGCGCGGCAATCGGAACGTCGGCCTCCATCCGTCCTCGCACCATGTGCTGCACGAAGACAGCAGCCATGTCGTCCTGCACGGCCTGCGAGACGTCATCCTCTCGCCCTGGACGCGGCCCGTGCTCGCCGCCGATGTGCGGGACTCGCCGGATGCCCTCGGGAGCGTCAGCGTCGAGCTGCCGGTGCGCTGGCTGGGAGGGCAGCTCCAGACATGGGAGCAGCTCGAGGAGCTCAAGCGCACCTGCCGCGACCAGGGCGTGAAGCTGCACATGGACGGGGCGCGCCTCTGGGAGTGCCAGCCCTTCTACGGCCGCCCGCTCGCGGACATCTGCCGGGGGTTCGACTCCGTCTACGTGTCCCTCTACAAGCGCATCGACGCACTGGGCGGCGCGATGCTCGTGGGGAGCGAGGACTTCATCCGCGAGGCGCGCGTGTGGCGCCACCGACACGGCGGCAACCTCTTCCACCACTATCCCTATGTCGCCTCGGCGGCGATGCGCCTGGACGGCGCGCTCACGGGCCTGCCCGCGCTGGTCCGCCGCGCGAAGACGTTGAGCGAGGCCCTGGCCGCGGAACCCCGGCTGACGGTGAACCCGCGGCCCGCCCAGACGAACATGTTCCGCCTCTTCCTTCGAGGCGATGCGCAGGCGCTCACGCTGCGCGCCTTGTCCCAGGCGAAGGAATCGCGCGTCTGGCTCGGGCACTTCGGGCCCACCCGCGTGCCCGGCATCGTCGACGCCGAACTCGAGGTCACCGAAGGACTGGGCGACGTCACCGACGCGGAGGTCGTCCAGGCCTTCCGGCGACTCCTGGACGAGGCCGCCTGAAGCGACACGCCCAGGCACGTGGCAAAGGCCTCGTGCCTGGGCGCGTGACGCTGGCTACTCGACGGAGACGACCTTGTCCTCGTCGTTGAACTTCACCTGCACCTTGGTGAACTTGCCCTTCCAGTAGAACCAGGTGTTGGAGTTGTACGTCGGCGTCTCATGCGGAGGCGGCGGGCCCCACGCCATGCGCACGGCGGCGCGGGACATGCCGGGCACCACCTCCGACGCGGAGACCTTCTTGCGGTCCTCGGCGGACAGCGCCTCGAGCTTGGAGGCCTGGTCCTGCTCGGAGAAGGACGCCTTGAACAGGAACCAGGTGTCCGCGCCGGAGCGGGAGTCGTTCTCGAACGTGAACTCCTTGCCCGTCTCCACGATGCGGAACTTCACCTTGGAGGAGCCCTTGTCCAGCACCTCGATGCGGGTGTTGAACGGGATGATGGGACCCTTGCGGTAGTTCACCCAGGACAGCGTCGCGTCGTCGAAGTGGAAGTTCGCCGTGGAGTAGAAGAACGTCGGCTCCGGGGCCGGCGGCGGAGCGGCCGGCGCGGCGGCGGGCGGCGGCGGGGCGGGCTCGTCACCGTAGGAGATGACCTTGCCATCCGCGTCGAACACCACCTCGAAGGTGACGAACTTCGAGCTCCAGTAGGTCCACTTGCTGCTGGCGAACGTGGGCGTGCGGTGCGGCGGCGGCGGGCCCACCGTCAACAGCACGGCCTCGCGCGACATGCCCTTGGCCAGCTCGCCGGCCTTCACCTGCTTCTGCTCCTCCGGCGTCAGCGCGGCGATGCGCTCGGCGGGGTCCTTGGGGCCGAAGAACGCGGGGAACATCTCCTCGGCGTCTTTTCCCAGGCTCTTATGCGATACGAAACTGAACTTGGCGCCCGTCTCGACGATGCGGCACTCCACCTCGTCGTCGTCCTTGTCCAGGACCTCGACCTTGGTGCCGACCGGAATCACCAGGCCCTTGTTCCGGTAGTTCACCCCGGAGACCTGCTTCTTGTTGAGCACGAAGTTGGCCTGGGCGTAGACCACCTCGGCTTGAGCACTCAACGCCATCAGCAGCCCCACGCTCAGCAGGGTGCCGAGAACGTTCCTTCGAAACATCATGTAGACCCTCGGATGTTCAGCAACTGGGTTGTAGGTGTCCTGTCGGAATACTCGCAAGGACCCCGTGCGCGCTCAAGACGATGGGCGCCCGCCCGGAGCACGGAGGCTTCGGGCGGGCAGCGCGCTACCCACGCCGCGCTGAGAACGCAGGCGCGGCGCGGGTATTCACCCACGTGCTGCTGTTCCTCGTCAGGCCGTGTGGCCTTCCGCCGGGAGCGGCTCCGGAGGCGGCGCCGACGCGAGGACCTGGGGAGGACGGGAGACCGGTTGTGAGCGGCTCCGGTCGAACCACGCATACACCGTGGGTAGCACCAGCAGTGTGAGCAGGGTGCTGCTGAAGAGGCCGCCGATGACGACGGTGGCCAGGGGCTTCTGCACCTCGGCGCCAGCGCCGGTGGAGTACGCCATGGGGAGGAAACCCAGGGAGGCCACCAGCGCGGTGGTGAGCACCGGACGCAGCCGCAGGTGGGCGGCGTCGTGGGCCGCCTGGAGCGGGGAGCGCCCTTCCTGACGCAGCTTGCGGATGGAGGAGACCAGCACCAGTCCGTTGAGCACCGCCACGCCGAACAGCGCGATGAACCCCACCGCCGCGGAGATGGACAGCGGCATGCCGCGCGCGAGCAGCGCCAGCAGTCCGCCGGTAATCGCGAACGGGATGTTGAGGTAGATGAGCAGCGCGGGCCTCACCGCGTTGAACGTGGCGTAGAGCAACACGAAGATGAGCAGCAGGGTGAGCGGCACCACGAGGGCGAGCCGCTGCGAGGCCGACTGGAGGTTCTCGAACTGGCCCCCCCAGTCCACCCAGTAGCCCGCGGGCAGCTTCACGTCGCGAGCGATGACCGACTGCGCCTCCGTCACGAAGCCCTGGAGGTCTCGTCCTCGCACGTTGGCTTCGATGGTGAGGCGCCGCTGGATGTTCTCCCGGCTCACCTGCGCGGGGCCCTCCTCCACGACGACGCGGGCCAATTCCGAGAGCGGGATGAGCTGT
This window contains:
- a CDS encoding AraC family transcriptional regulator; amino-acid sequence: MNLPPLFVLAPESGLFVLRSNDAHSAPHRQWGTAILFGLEGPVTVLHASGSTQGRIVVVPGDVPHETHSRGPLASVVLDADVHRATFLALRGRQPFPVAPARVLARMTALVEPGQAEVVSGVQRVVEDMFQTGAAPWGDGRIARLLDMLEADAPLPLPVLAARLKLSAGHVSTLFHSKVGLPLRRWLLWRRLVRSMPLLRAGSLAETAALAGFADQAHLTRTCVRFAGYTPSHLAKALCPAA
- a CDS encoding threonine aldolase family protein: MSQPRFSRSEFLSLTRMLAGTALLSTVSRAATPPPPKAGKSAPTGPTRSEFEAIRRACRGSLAGKAARDPAEELIAVGEWMRGQGVGGDFYGQGALMESFEKKLATMLGFPAGCYMPTGTMAQLIALRIYADARGNRNVGLHPSSHHVLHEDSSHVVLHGLRDVILSPWTRPVLAADVRDSPDALGSVSVELPVRWLGGQLQTWEQLEELKRTCRDQGVKLHMDGARLWECQPFYGRPLADICRGFDSVYVSLYKRIDALGGAMLVGSEDFIREARVWRHRHGGNLFHHYPYVASAAMRLDGALTGLPALVRRAKTLSEALAAEPRLTVNPRPAQTNMFRLFLRGDAQALTLRALSQAKESRVWLGHFGPTRVPGIVDAELEVTEGLGDVTDAEVVQAFRRLLDEAA